From the genome of Polyangiaceae bacterium, one region includes:
- a CDS encoding NAD(P)H-quinone oxidoreductase: protein MRAVTIVEPGGPEVLRINDVADPVPGPGDVVIDVHATALNRADLLQRRGFYPPPKGASEILGLECTGTVAAQGADVQDPPVGARVMALLAGGGYAEKVVVPREHLIPIPETMSFTDAAAIPEAFMTAHEALVTEGQTQPGNTVLIHAAAGGVGTAAVQLAKLLGADVVATAGSPAKLERVKQLGADVMVNYREDDFVAALRARPSRGADVILDFVGAANAERHQACLNPGGRWVVIGLLGGLRAEIDFSRILMARQRILGLVMRSRSRQDKAAIARRFQREILPHLVSGKLTPIVDRTFPLDEARSAHELMERNENVGKIVLSVR from the coding sequence ATGCGAGCTGTTACCATTGTCGAACCCGGCGGACCCGAAGTACTCCGCATCAACGACGTCGCCGACCCGGTACCCGGGCCCGGCGACGTCGTGATCGACGTACACGCGACCGCTCTCAACCGCGCCGATCTGCTCCAGCGCCGCGGCTTCTATCCGCCGCCCAAGGGCGCGTCGGAGATCCTGGGCCTGGAGTGCACTGGCACGGTCGCGGCCCAGGGCGCGGACGTGCAAGATCCGCCCGTCGGCGCGCGGGTGATGGCGCTGCTCGCCGGTGGCGGCTACGCGGAGAAGGTCGTCGTGCCTCGTGAGCACCTGATCCCGATCCCCGAGACGATGTCCTTCACGGACGCAGCCGCCATCCCAGAAGCATTCATGACCGCGCACGAGGCGCTCGTCACCGAAGGCCAGACCCAACCTGGAAACACGGTGCTCATCCACGCCGCGGCGGGCGGCGTCGGCACTGCCGCCGTGCAACTTGCCAAGCTGCTCGGAGCCGACGTGGTGGCCACGGCGGGCAGTCCGGCGAAGCTCGAGCGCGTGAAGCAACTCGGCGCGGACGTGATGGTGAACTACCGCGAGGACGACTTCGTCGCAGCGCTGCGAGCCCGTCCTAGCCGAGGCGCCGATGTGATCCTCGACTTCGTCGGCGCGGCCAACGCGGAGCGCCACCAGGCGTGCCTCAACCCCGGAGGCCGCTGGGTCGTGATCGGGTTGCTTGGCGGCTTGCGCGCAGAGATCGATTTCTCGCGTATCTTGATGGCGCGCCAGCGGATCCTAGGCCTCGTGATGCGCTCGCGTTCCAGGCAAGACAAGGCTGCGATCGCTCGCCGCTTTCAGCGGGAGATCTTGCCGCACCTCGTCAGTGGCAAACTCACTCCGATCGTGGACCGCACCTTCCCGCTCGACGAAGCAAGGAGCGCTCACGAGCTGATGGAGCGCAACGAGAACGTGGGCAAGATCGTGCTCTCGGTGCGTTGA
- a CDS encoding Ppx/GppA phosphatase family protein, with amino-acid sequence MKLAAIDIGSNSIHMIVAEATASGSFEVIDREKEMVFLGRSVFEHGRLTDEAVSTGLAAVSKFHKLAQRHGVSDILAVATSATREAENGGEFLYSIADTTGIVPQVISGEEEARYIYLSVRNAVDLIDRRALVLDIGGGSVETVVGDARQMEMGLSLKLGVQRLRAQFGMGAALSKKQRKELEDHVASVATPALTRVLAEPLALVVGTSGTILALGQAARLASGAEPLTTSTNQVVKLSDLAALTDRLISATPQERAAIPGIDQARADSIHLGAVLLTKLLELAKADRITLCDAALREGLVLDFLQRKAERIRAFDELPDIRRRSVLELAERCGQSGPHPERVARLALQLFDGLAPLHELTDTERKLLEFAAILHDVGQHIGYEKHEHHAAYIIMNGDLRGFDEAERQQLAMLARYHRKARPRRKDLDYASLPPKKRRAVAILAGILRVADGLDRSHHQLVTGLSTEVSDTRIRIVVGTQGDAELELWGARRKAKLLSRALKLPVVLDVEDVSPGSLQARANLRAHRSAPPPSGEGAATS; translated from the coding sequence GTGAAGCTCGCTGCCATCGACATCGGTTCGAACTCGATCCACATGATCGTGGCGGAAGCCACGGCGTCGGGGTCCTTCGAGGTCATCGACCGCGAGAAGGAAATGGTGTTCCTGGGCCGAAGCGTGTTCGAGCACGGTCGGCTGACGGACGAGGCCGTCAGCACGGGCCTGGCCGCGGTGAGCAAGTTCCACAAGCTGGCCCAGCGCCATGGCGTCTCCGACATCCTGGCCGTCGCCACCTCCGCCACGCGAGAGGCGGAGAACGGTGGTGAGTTCCTGTACTCCATCGCCGACACCACGGGGATCGTGCCCCAGGTGATCTCCGGTGAAGAAGAGGCTCGCTACATCTACCTTTCCGTGCGCAACGCCGTGGATCTGATCGATCGCCGCGCCTTGGTGCTCGACATCGGCGGCGGCAGCGTCGAGACGGTGGTCGGCGACGCGCGGCAAATGGAGATGGGGCTCAGCCTGAAGCTGGGGGTGCAGAGACTACGAGCGCAATTCGGCATGGGCGCTGCGCTGAGCAAGAAGCAGCGCAAGGAACTGGAAGACCATGTGGCGTCCGTGGCCACCCCTGCGTTGACGCGCGTGCTAGCCGAGCCCTTGGCATTGGTGGTCGGAACCAGCGGAACGATTCTGGCGCTCGGCCAGGCCGCGCGCCTTGCCTCGGGGGCCGAACCCCTGACTACCAGCACCAACCAAGTGGTGAAGCTGTCAGACCTGGCCGCGCTCACGGACCGATTGATATCCGCCACGCCGCAAGAACGCGCTGCCATTCCCGGGATCGACCAAGCCCGCGCCGACTCCATTCACCTTGGCGCGGTGCTCCTCACCAAGCTGCTGGAGTTGGCCAAGGCGGACCGCATCACGCTCTGTGATGCGGCGTTGCGCGAGGGCCTGGTGCTGGACTTCTTGCAGCGGAAGGCGGAACGGATTCGCGCTTTCGACGAACTGCCGGACATCCGGCGCCGAAGCGTGCTCGAACTCGCCGAGCGCTGTGGGCAGAGCGGTCCGCATCCGGAGCGCGTGGCCCGCCTGGCGCTTCAGCTCTTCGACGGCCTGGCGCCGCTGCACGAGCTGACCGACACGGAGCGCAAACTCCTCGAATTTGCGGCAATTCTCCACGACGTGGGGCAGCACATCGGCTACGAGAAACACGAGCACCACGCCGCCTACATCATCATGAACGGGGACTTGCGCGGCTTCGACGAAGCAGAGCGACAGCAGCTGGCCATGCTCGCCCGCTACCATCGCAAGGCACGGCCACGGCGCAAAGATCTGGACTACGCCAGCCTGCCCCCAAAGAAGCGTCGCGCCGTCGCGATTCTGGCAGGAATTCTGCGAGTGGCAGACGGATTGGATCGCAGCCATCACCAACTCGTCACGGGTCTGAGCACGGAAGTGAGCGACACCCGCATTCGCATCGTGGTCGGCACCCAAGGCGATGCCGAGCTGGAACTGTGGGGAGCTCGCCGCAAGGCAAAGCTGCTCTCGCGCGCGTTGAAGTTGCCTGTGGTCCTCGACGTCGAGGACGTCAGCCCCGGCAGTCTGCAGGCACGCGCCAATCTACGCGCCCATCGCAGCGCGCCTCCGCCCTCGGGCGAAGGCGCCGCGACGAGCTAG
- a CDS encoding SUMF1/EgtB/PvdO family nonheme iron enzyme has protein sequence MTASTTVRWLLVWVGVALPFAGCGGDDSRPGTVGPATGATGAVGFTGGNGGTGGSDASADAGAGGDSAVQDAPIDVAAHCTNNSQDGDETDVDCGGSCPGCAQDKKCNEASDCAEKVCDAQLKTCRAATCVDLVKNGKETDKDCGGPNCSPCDDNLGCAGPSDCKSLVCNGNVCQVPSCGDQIKNGIETDVDCGGTCPADCTLGQGCVGNFDCTSNNCVAQQCQCPVGMVIAPATGGGAYCIDRFEVSYADYTKFWQGNPTVQIPECQWNLSYTPPQNWPAPLKQEDWPVRNVDWCDAYAYCKWAGKRLCGKVGGGSVPTSDYDKHTASQWHNGCSAGANLYPYGQNYNKDLCIGAEYVGNISGYGSILPTLYPMFPGNRIETVTDPATPKQACQGAAPGLFDMSGNAAEWEDSCSGTTGASDSCRIRGGSFKSGQADLTCAANRSAARNATFDDVGFRCCSP, from the coding sequence ATGACAGCTTCAACGACGGTTCGATGGTTGTTGGTGTGGGTGGGCGTTGCGCTGCCATTTGCGGGCTGCGGCGGGGATGACTCGCGGCCCGGGACGGTAGGGCCTGCCACTGGCGCCACGGGCGCCGTGGGGTTCACGGGCGGAAACGGCGGCACGGGCGGTAGCGATGCATCCGCGGACGCCGGCGCTGGCGGCGACAGCGCGGTGCAAGACGCGCCGATCGATGTCGCCGCGCACTGCACCAACAATTCGCAGGACGGAGACGAGACCGACGTGGACTGTGGTGGCAGCTGCCCGGGCTGCGCCCAGGACAAGAAGTGCAACGAGGCTTCGGACTGCGCCGAGAAGGTGTGCGACGCGCAGCTGAAGACCTGCCGGGCGGCGACCTGCGTCGACTTGGTGAAGAACGGCAAAGAAACCGACAAGGACTGTGGCGGGCCGAACTGCAGCCCCTGCGACGACAACCTGGGCTGCGCTGGCCCGAGCGACTGCAAGAGCCTGGTCTGCAATGGCAACGTGTGCCAGGTGCCGAGCTGCGGCGACCAGATCAAGAACGGGATCGAGACCGACGTGGACTGTGGTGGCACCTGTCCCGCGGACTGCACCCTAGGCCAGGGTTGCGTGGGCAACTTCGACTGCACCAGCAACAACTGCGTCGCACAGCAGTGTCAGTGCCCCGTGGGCATGGTGATCGCACCGGCGACCGGCGGCGGGGCGTACTGCATCGATCGCTTCGAGGTCAGCTATGCCGACTACACCAAGTTCTGGCAGGGTAATCCGACCGTCCAGATTCCGGAGTGCCAGTGGAACCTGAGCTACACACCGCCGCAGAACTGGCCGGCACCCCTCAAGCAGGAAGACTGGCCGGTGCGTAACGTCGATTGGTGCGACGCTTACGCCTATTGCAAGTGGGCAGGCAAGCGCTTGTGCGGCAAGGTCGGTGGCGGCAGCGTCCCCACCAGCGACTACGACAAGCACACGGCTAGCCAGTGGCACAACGGCTGCTCGGCTGGAGCGAATCTCTATCCCTACGGCCAGAACTACAACAAGGACTTGTGCATAGGCGCCGAGTACGTTGGCAACATTTCTGGGTACGGCAGCATTCTTCCGACGCTCTACCCAATGTTCCCTGGGAATCGCATCGAGACCGTCACGGATCCCGCCACCCCGAAGCAAGCATGCCAAGGTGCGGCTCCCGGCCTCTTCGACATGAGCGGCAACGCCGCCGAGTGGGAGGACTCCTGCAGTGGCACGACCGGCGCGAGCGACAGCTGTCGCATTCGAGGGGGCAGCTTCAAATCGGGCCAGGCGGATCTGACGTGCGCCGCCAATCGCAGTGCCGCTCGCAACGCGACTTTCGACGACGTCGGCTTCCGCTGCTGTAGCCCGTAG
- a CDS encoding TIGR00725 family protein, whose amino-acid sequence MTRRLMVAVIGAGQAPVPVLQLARELGTALIEAGFRVVSGGRGGVMQAVSEGARSASEYREGDVVGIVPGDDARDANPFVDIVIVSGMGIMRNALLVRSADAVVAVAGGAGTLSELAMAWQLDKPIIALEVAGWSGRLAGERIDDRPRAPILGASRVEDVIAALRALG is encoded by the coding sequence ATGACGCGTCGGCTCATGGTCGCAGTCATCGGCGCGGGCCAAGCGCCAGTGCCTGTGCTGCAGCTCGCTCGGGAGCTGGGAACGGCCCTGATCGAAGCGGGATTTCGCGTGGTCAGCGGTGGTCGTGGCGGCGTGATGCAGGCTGTGAGTGAGGGAGCGCGCAGCGCGAGCGAGTACCGCGAGGGCGACGTGGTCGGCATCGTCCCCGGCGACGACGCCAGGGACGCCAACCCCTTCGTCGACATCGTCATCGTCAGCGGCATGGGCATCATGCGCAACGCGCTTCTGGTGCGCAGCGCGGACGCCGTGGTGGCCGTGGCGGGGGGGGCGGGCACCCTCAGTGAGCTGGCGATGGCCTGGCAGCTGGACAAGCCCATCATCGCGCTGGAGGTCGCCGGCTGGAGCGGCCGCTTGGCGGGGGAGCGCATCGACGACCGTCCGCGCGCGCCCATCTTGGGCGCCTCGCGGGTGGAAGACGTGATCGCTGCGCTGCGGGCACTGGGCTGA
- a CDS encoding 2Fe-2S iron-sulfur cluster-binding protein, with protein MVRVVFEGNSIGREKVVEASESVPLMDLADEVLAPIPFSCRSATCATCQVEVTEGAELLEPAHADERELLDLLRSPPRVRLACQAIVRAGTGTVRVKPVGT; from the coding sequence GTGGTGCGTGTCGTTTTCGAGGGCAACAGCATCGGGCGTGAGAAAGTCGTCGAGGCGAGCGAGTCGGTTCCGCTGATGGACCTGGCCGACGAGGTGCTGGCTCCGATCCCGTTTTCTTGTCGCTCTGCGACTTGCGCGACCTGTCAGGTGGAGGTGACCGAGGGCGCGGAGCTGTTGGAGCCCGCACATGCCGACGAGCGCGAGTTGCTCGACTTGCTGCGGAGTCCCCCGAGGGTTCGCCTCGCGTGTCAGGCCATCGTGCGCGCGGGTACCGGGACGGTGCGCGTCAAGCCGGTGGGCACATGA
- a CDS encoding acyl-CoA dehydrogenase family protein — translation MKLDESYELYRTTCRRFAEQKIAPHVVDWEEAGEFPRELYREAAHAGVLGAGFPEELGGGGGDFLYGLVGIEELLRGGSSGVVAGLGSLGIALPPILKMGTEEQKQRFIPPVLSGEKIAALAITEPGTGSDVAGIRTRARRDGSDYLLSGSKLFITSGVRADTVTVLARTSDDKHEGTTFFVVERGMRGFSVSRALKKTGWCASDTAELAFDEVRVPEANRLGEEGSGFVTLMQNFQNERLALAFYGHATAAIAYEDAMAYARERQAFGRPLSGFQVTRHKLAQMATLVHAARAFNYSVARRAVLEGEYLVGEVSMAKNFAAEVAQKVCYEAVQIFGGMGFMRETRVERLSRDARLLPIGGGTTEIMNEIIAKTLGL, via the coding sequence ATGAAGCTCGACGAGTCCTACGAGCTATATCGCACCACCTGTCGCCGCTTCGCGGAACAGAAGATCGCGCCCCACGTCGTCGACTGGGAGGAAGCGGGCGAGTTCCCCCGTGAACTCTACCGCGAAGCAGCTCACGCTGGCGTATTGGGAGCCGGCTTCCCCGAGGAGCTTGGCGGCGGCGGTGGAGACTTCCTGTATGGCCTCGTTGGGATCGAGGAACTCTTGCGCGGTGGTTCGAGTGGGGTGGTAGCGGGCCTGGGCTCCCTGGGCATTGCGCTGCCGCCCATTCTGAAGATGGGAACCGAAGAGCAGAAGCAGCGCTTCATTCCGCCAGTCCTATCCGGGGAGAAGATCGCCGCCCTGGCCATCACCGAACCGGGCACCGGCAGCGACGTGGCAGGCATTCGCACGCGCGCGCGACGAGACGGCAGCGACTACTTGCTGAGCGGCTCCAAGCTGTTCATCACCAGCGGAGTGCGCGCGGACACGGTGACGGTCTTGGCGCGGACGAGCGACGACAAGCACGAGGGCACCACCTTCTTCGTCGTCGAACGCGGCATGAGGGGATTCTCCGTGTCGCGGGCGCTCAAGAAGACGGGCTGGTGCGCCAGCGATACCGCCGAACTGGCTTTCGACGAGGTGCGCGTGCCCGAGGCCAATCGCTTGGGAGAAGAGGGGTCCGGCTTCGTCACGCTGATGCAGAACTTCCAGAACGAGCGTCTGGCCCTGGCCTTCTACGGTCACGCCACCGCGGCAATTGCCTACGAAGACGCCATGGCCTACGCGCGAGAACGTCAGGCCTTTGGGCGCCCCCTTTCGGGCTTCCAGGTCACACGCCACAAGCTCGCTCAGATGGCCACGCTCGTGCACGCCGCTCGCGCGTTCAACTACTCGGTCGCTCGACGCGCCGTGCTAGAAGGCGAATACTTGGTCGGCGAAGTCAGCATGGCGAAGAATTTCGCAGCAGAGGTGGCACAGAAGGTGTGCTACGAGGCCGTGCAGATCTTCGGCGGCATGGGCTTCATGCGCGAGACGCGCGTCGAGCGTTTGAGCCGGGACGCGCGCCTACTGCCCATCGGCGGCGGCACGACCGAAATCATGAACGAGATCATCGCCAAGACCCTCGGACTGTGA
- a CDS encoding tetratricopeptide repeat protein: MRHSQHFQAWGHRGGWPGAQARAGWLLALAPALLLGGCGGQASREAETARQPAANREAAKGSSCDVDEAALREGTALLESGEANAAKERLARGLASLEACHEPDKVRLAATLYALGEAHTALRELDRARDRFETALVLNRKLYGPVHEYTVETMEMLGVVADYAGDYREAEAAFRAVVAALGERLPATHPDMLRARSNLAINLKLQKRYAEAERILDAVIPELRRLPPGEALGHALNVLGTILYDREDFERARANFGESAVILEAVRGPKHPDVATPLYNLCGLELDAKHLDAALEACERARTIREAVYPASHPQVQSVVQRHEEVRRALGLP; this comes from the coding sequence ATGCGGCATTCGCAGCATTTCCAAGCCTGGGGTCATCGCGGCGGTTGGCCGGGAGCCCAGGCTCGCGCGGGCTGGCTCTTGGCGTTGGCGCCCGCGTTGCTGCTCGGCGGTTGCGGAGGCCAGGCGAGCCGCGAGGCAGAAACCGCGCGGCAGCCTGCCGCGAATCGAGAAGCGGCGAAAGGCTCGAGTTGCGACGTGGACGAGGCCGCGCTTCGCGAGGGCACGGCTCTGCTCGAGAGCGGTGAGGCGAATGCCGCCAAAGAACGCTTGGCGCGAGGGCTCGCGAGTTTGGAGGCATGCCACGAGCCCGACAAGGTCCGACTGGCAGCCACGCTGTATGCCCTGGGCGAAGCGCATACCGCACTCCGAGAACTCGACCGCGCAAGAGACCGCTTCGAGACAGCCCTGGTCCTCAATCGCAAGCTTTACGGCCCCGTGCACGAGTACACGGTGGAGACGATGGAGATGCTGGGCGTCGTCGCGGACTACGCTGGCGATTATCGCGAAGCGGAGGCCGCGTTTCGTGCCGTGGTAGCCGCCCTGGGGGAGCGCTTGCCCGCGACACACCCGGACATGCTGCGCGCCCGTTCGAACCTCGCCATCAACCTGAAGCTCCAAAAGCGCTACGCCGAGGCTGAGCGCATTTTGGATGCGGTCATTCCGGAGTTGCGGCGCCTTCCCCCCGGCGAGGCGCTCGGGCACGCCCTCAACGTTCTCGGGACGATTCTCTACGATCGCGAGGACTTCGAGCGCGCGCGGGCGAACTTCGGTGAGAGTGCGGTGATCCTCGAGGCAGTCCGCGGCCCCAAGCACCCGGACGTCGCAACCCCGCTCTACAACCTGTGTGGTCTCGAGCTGGACGCCAAACACCTCGACGCCGCGCTGGAGGCTTGCGAGCGCGCGCGCACCATTCGAGAAGCGGTGTACCCGGCGAGTCACCCGCAAGTGCAGAGCGTAGTGCAGCGGCATGAAGAAGTGCGCCGCGCCCTGGGTCTGCCGTGA
- a CDS encoding alpha/beta hydrolase: MSGAEHHFMVTPGGVRLHYLTEGSGKPVVMLHGFPETHRSWDLQRPALIAAGFRCVCVDLRGYGRSDRPATGYDLETLAADIASLIRHLDAGPVCVVGHDWGGAVTWELASNHPECVERAAILDCPHPALMSRALRHNPRQLRRSWYMFFFQLPLLPERWLTRRRGQNLMRMFRDAPPLPALSPLVEAERDALLEPGAIKSALAFYRTAFRENAPELLRGGSGKSYPQLACPVALVWGALDSCLGTELIHGTSRYAPRLRVHVLEDAGHFVHQEQPEAVNALLRAFLAADLLTLVDDAGVMEP, translated from the coding sequence GTGAGCGGTGCCGAGCATCATTTCATGGTGACGCCTGGAGGCGTCCGCCTGCACTACCTGACCGAAGGCAGTGGAAAGCCAGTGGTGATGCTGCACGGCTTTCCCGAGACACACCGTTCGTGGGATCTGCAGCGCCCTGCCCTCATCGCCGCGGGCTTCCGCTGCGTATGCGTCGATCTTCGTGGCTACGGACGGAGCGACCGACCGGCGACGGGCTACGATCTCGAAACCCTCGCCGCGGACATTGCGAGCCTGATTCGCCACTTGGACGCGGGCCCCGTTTGCGTCGTGGGTCATGACTGGGGGGGCGCGGTGACATGGGAGCTAGCGTCGAACCACCCGGAATGTGTCGAGCGGGCGGCCATTCTGGATTGCCCGCACCCCGCGCTGATGTCGCGCGCCTTGCGGCACAACCCCCGGCAGCTCCGTCGCAGTTGGTACATGTTCTTCTTCCAGCTACCGCTTCTGCCCGAGCGCTGGCTCACGCGCCGGCGGGGACAGAACCTCATGCGCATGTTTCGCGACGCGCCTCCGCTCCCCGCGCTCAGCCCGCTGGTGGAGGCGGAACGCGACGCGCTACTCGAACCCGGCGCCATCAAGTCGGCCCTCGCCTTCTATCGCACCGCATTTCGGGAGAACGCGCCCGAATTGCTACGCGGCGGCTCGGGCAAGTCCTATCCGCAGCTGGCGTGTCCCGTGGCGCTGGTTTGGGGAGCACTCGACAGCTGTCTTGGCACCGAGTTGATCCACGGCACGAGTCGCTACGCACCCCGACTTCGAGTCCATGTCCTGGAGGATGCGGGACATTTCGTACACCAAGAACAGCCTGAGGCGGTCAACGCGCTGCTGCGAGCCTTTCTCGCTGCTGACCTCTTGACGCTTGTCGACGACGCGGGCGTCATGGAGCCATGA
- a CDS encoding TIGR03790 family protein, which translates to MRGVWFAGLVALGHLAGCSGSDDAAAPKADAATDAGLDSTAADAGSDGAGGSSADSALPDAAAEAGAPIVLLPRTSILAEELGVLVNKSDPQSVAVAAEYVKARGIPAANVVELDFAPVANLPAASFATLKEQVDAAMSPSVQGLAVTWTQPYRVDCMSVTSAFALGFDKKYCNQTGGSCGPTATVATFNSESVAPYTDHGVRPTIMLAGSNTQAVSDLIKRGVAADDTFPSGDGYLVRTTDTARSVRWPTFQPTIGDWDHPGGLTLNYVDNSDGSGSNSIDNKTNLLFYFTGLAKVPNIDTNSYRPGAIADHLTSVGGQVPTSGQMSVVAWLEAGVTGSYGTVVEPCNYTEKFPNVRVLLPHYFRGETLLEAYWKSVARPGEGLFVGEPLARPWGATTVDFDGTTLTLRTTWLLPGVQYAVESAPAESGPFTPVQSVQINAYERADIVVPNATAAVYRLVKQ; encoded by the coding sequence ATGCGCGGGGTCTGGTTCGCCGGTCTCGTCGCTCTGGGGCACCTCGCCGGGTGCTCGGGCTCCGACGACGCGGCAGCGCCCAAGGCCGACGCCGCCACGGATGCCGGACTAGACTCCACCGCGGCGGACGCGGGCTCTGACGGGGCCGGCGGCAGCAGCGCTGACTCGGCACTACCCGACGCAGCGGCCGAGGCGGGCGCCCCCATCGTGCTGCTCCCGCGCACCAGCATCCTTGCTGAGGAGCTGGGAGTGCTGGTCAACAAGAGCGATCCGCAATCCGTGGCGGTGGCAGCCGAGTACGTGAAGGCCCGAGGCATTCCGGCAGCCAACGTCGTGGAGCTCGACTTTGCGCCCGTCGCGAATCTTCCCGCGGCCAGCTTCGCCACGCTGAAGGAGCAAGTGGACGCGGCAATGTCGCCGTCGGTGCAGGGCCTGGCCGTTACCTGGACCCAGCCCTATCGCGTGGATTGCATGAGCGTGACCAGCGCCTTCGCCCTCGGCTTCGACAAGAAGTACTGCAACCAAACTGGCGGCTCCTGTGGCCCGACGGCAACGGTCGCCACCTTCAATTCGGAGAGCGTAGCGCCCTACACGGATCACGGCGTGCGTCCCACGATCATGCTCGCGGGCAGCAACACTCAAGCAGTCTCGGACTTGATCAAGCGGGGCGTCGCGGCGGACGACACCTTTCCCAGCGGCGACGGCTACTTGGTTCGCACCACGGACACGGCACGCAGCGTACGTTGGCCCACCTTCCAACCGACCATCGGTGATTGGGATCACCCGGGCGGGCTGACGCTGAACTACGTCGACAACTCCGACGGCTCCGGCTCGAACAGCATCGACAACAAGACGAACCTACTCTTCTACTTCACGGGCTTGGCCAAGGTTCCCAACATCGATACCAACAGCTATCGCCCCGGCGCTATCGCAGATCACCTGACCTCCGTCGGAGGGCAGGTCCCCACCAGCGGCCAGATGAGCGTAGTGGCGTGGCTCGAAGCCGGTGTCACGGGCAGCTACGGAACCGTGGTCGAGCCCTGCAACTACACCGAGAAGTTCCCCAACGTCCGCGTGCTGCTTCCCCACTACTTTCGCGGGGAAACCCTGCTCGAAGCGTACTGGAAGTCCGTGGCGCGCCCGGGGGAAGGGCTGTTCGTCGGCGAGCCCCTCGCTCGCCCGTGGGGTGCCACGACCGTCGACTTCGACGGCACGACGCTGACGCTGCGTACTACGTGGCTGCTGCCTGGCGTGCAGTACGCCGTCGAGTCCGCGCCGGCCGAGAGCGGCCCCTTCACCCCGGTACAAAGCGTGCAGATCAACGCCTACGAACGAGCGGATATCGTCGTACCCAACGCTACGGCCGCGGTGTATCGACTCGTGAAGCAGTAG